The following DNA comes from Mucilaginibacter jinjuensis.
GCGCCGCCGACTGATTCTCGTAGCACGTGATACACCTTTAAACCTCATTCATATCCGTAATATGCAAACCGTTACCGAAGCTGGTGGCATTATTTGCCCCGCCGTGCCATCATTCTATAGTTTGCCCAAAACTATTGAAGATGTGGCCTTAACGGTTGTGAACAGGGTAGTAGATCTGATGGGGCTTGATCACCAGAGCTATCGTTGGAGCGAAGAACAATAACTAAACCTCGCTTATTTCGTTAATAAAAAACACTACCATGATTATTATGAACGAACAAAAAACACATACCTGGCCCGAACTGAATTATCAGGAGCTAAAAGACACCATTGCCACTGTACACATGTGGACGCAGATGGTCGGGAAAGTGAGGTTAACTCAAACCCCATGGATTAATCACTCCTGGCATGTAACCTTATATGTTAGCGCCTTGGGTTTAACAACCGGGAGTATACCTTACAAGGAAGGAAGTTTCCAGATCGATCTCGATTTTATTGATCATCAGCTGCATATCTTTACCAGTACCGGTAAAAAAACTTCGTTCCCATTAGGGGCTAAAACTATAGCTGCATTTTATACTGAGCTGATGGATAACCTGAAAAATGTAGGTATTGATACAGAGATTTATGCTGTGCCAAATGAGGTTGATCCTGCTATTCCGTTTTTAGAAAATCAAACGCCGTGTACTTATCATGGCGATGTGATGCATAACTATTGGCAGGCGCTGGTGAAAATTAATAATGTGTTTGTTAAGTTCAGAGCAGGGTTTGATGGCAAATGCAGCCCTGTGCATTTCTTTTGGGGAGCTTTTGATCTGGCGGTTACCCGTTTCTCGGGCCGTAAGGCGCCGCTTCACCCCGGTGGTGCACCCAATATACCGGCTGCAGTAATGCAGGAGGCCTACTCTCAGGAAGTAAGCTCATGCGGATTTTGGCCAGGTAGTGAGCAATTTCCTCACCCTGCATTTTATGCCTATTGCTATCCAACACCTGATGATTTCGGATCACAGCCAGTAGGCCCCGAAGGTGCTTTTTACAGTAAAGAAATGGGCGAATTTTTCTTACCGTATCATATAGTTCAGCAAGCGGCCGACCCGGAATCCAGCCTGTTGCAATTTTTGCAATCCACTTACGATGCAGTTGCCATTACCGGCAATTGGGATAAAAGCCTGCAATGCGATTTATCCGGATTAAAAAATAGTATAGAATAAAAGCTGATAGATATTAAATAAGAAAGCCTCCCAAATTTGGGAGGCTTTCTTATTTATCTGCATAATATTACTTGCTCGCGCTCTCAACAGGCTTGGCATTTTTTACATAAGTATTTAACCATGTATTAATTTCCCAAAGCTTGTGTAACAGGTTCTCTTTACCACGATAACCGTGTGCTTCATAAGGCAGGTAAACAAATCTTACAGTGCCACCTAAGCCCTTAATAGCAGCAAATAAACGTTCGCTATTGATAGGGAAGGTGCCTGGGTTATCATCGGCCTCACCGTGGATTAACAGGATCGGCGTTTTGATCTTATCCGCAAAACTAAACGGACTCATATCATAATATAATTTCGGATCGTCCCAATAGGTACGGTCCTCATTCTGGAAACCGAATGGAGTAAGGGTACGGTTGTAGGCACCGCTCTCGGCAATGCCGGCTTTAAATAAGTTGGTATGTGCCAATAGGTTGGCTGTCATGAACGAACCATAGCTGTGGCCGCCTACTGCAATACGGTTACGGTCGCCCACACCCATTTCTGCCAGTTTGTTTATGGCTGCTTCGGCATTGAGTTGCAATTGTTCAACAAAGGTATCGTTCGGCTTTTTGCCGTCTTTAGCTACAATCGGCATTTCGGCATTATCCAGAATAGCATAACCCTGGGTTACAAAAAATACCGGACTGCCGCCGCCAATAATGGTAAACTTATCCTGCGAGCCACGTACCTGCGCTGCATCCGAGGCTGAGTTAAACTCACGCGGGTAAGCCCAGATCAATACAGGTAATGGCCCGTCTTTATCTTTGTTATAACCTTTTGGCAAGTATAGGTCGCCGGTT
Coding sequences within:
- a CDS encoding DUF5996 family protein, with translation MNEQKTHTWPELNYQELKDTIATVHMWTQMVGKVRLTQTPWINHSWHVTLYVSALGLTTGSIPYKEGSFQIDLDFIDHQLHIFTSTGKKTSFPLGAKTIAAFYTELMDNLKNVGIDTEIYAVPNEVDPAIPFLENQTPCTYHGDVMHNYWQALVKINNVFVKFRAGFDGKCSPVHFFWGAFDLAVTRFSGRKAPLHPGGAPNIPAAVMQEAYSQEVSSCGFWPGSEQFPHPAFYAYCYPTPDDFGSQPVGPEGAFYSKEMGEFFLPYHIVQQAADPESSLLQFLQSTYDAVAITGNWDKSLQCDLSGLKNSIE